A genome region from Urocitellus parryii isolate mUroPar1 chromosome X, mUroPar1.hap1, whole genome shotgun sequence includes the following:
- the Zmym3 gene encoding zinc finger MYM-type protein 3 isoform X3, with amino-acid sequence MDPSDFPSPFDPLTLPEKPLAGDLPVDMEFGEDLLESQTAPTRGWAPPGPSPSSGALDLLDTPAGLEKDPGVVLDGATELLGLGGLLYKAPSPPEVDHGPEGTLAWDSGDQTLEPGPGGQTPEVVPPDPGAGANPSSPEGLLEPLAPDSPITLQPPHIEEEETTSVATRRRGSPGQEEELPQGQPQSPNAPPSPSVGETLGDGINSSQTKPGGSSPPAHPSLPGDGLTGKASEKPPERKRSERVRRAEPPKPEVVDSTESIPVSDEDSDAMVDDPNDEDFVPFRPRRSPRMSLRSSVSQRAGRSSVGTKMTCAHCRTPLQKGQTAYQRKGLPQLFCSSSCLTTFSKKPSGKKTCTFCKKEIWNTRDSVVAQTGSGGSFHEFCTSVCLSLYEAQQQRPIPQSGDPADATRCSICQKTGEVLHEVSNGSVVHRLCSDSCFSKFRANKGLKTNCCDQCGAYIYTKTGSPGPELLFHEGQQKRFCNTTCLGAYKKVGPRE; translated from the exons ATGGACCCCAGTGATTTCCCCAGTCCATTTGACCCATTGACCCTGCCAGAGAAGCCCCTGGCTGGAGACCTTCCAGTAGACATGGAATTTGGAGAGGATCTGCTGGAATCCCAGACTGCCCCAACTCGAGGATGGGCACCCCCTGGCCCTTCTCCATCCTCGGGAGCCCTGGACCTGCTTGATACCCCTGCTGGCCTGGAAAAAGACCCTGGAGTAGTCTTGGATGGAGCCACTGAGCTGCTGGGGCTTGGAGGGCTGCTCTATAAAGCTCCCTCCCCCCCAGAGGTGGACCATGGTCCTGAGGGGACCCTTGCTTGGGATTCAGGGGATCAGACCCTAGAGCCTGGACCAGGGGGCCAAACCCCTGAGGTGGTGCCACCtgatccaggggctggggcaaATCCCTCTTCACCAGAGGGGCTGCTAGAGCCTTTGGCTCCAGATTCTCCAATAACCCTGCAACCCCCCCATATTGAAGAGGAAGAGACAACCTCCGTAGCTACCAGGAGAAGGGGCTCCCCTGGGCAAGAGGAGGAGCTTCCCCAAGGGCAACCACAGAGCCCAAATGCCCCCCCTAGCCCTTCAGTGGGAGAGACTCTGGGGGATGGAATCAACAGTTCTCAGACCAAACCTGGGGGCTCTAGCCCCCCTGCACATCCTTCCTTGCCAG GAGATGGCCTGACTGGGAAGGCGAGTGAGAAGCCGCCTGAGAGG AAGAGAAGCGAGCGCGTTAGGAGAGCAGAGCCTCCAAAACCTGAGGTTGTGGATTCCACTGAGAGCA TTCCAGTGTCAGATGAGGATTCTGATGCCATGGTTGATGACCCCAATGATGAGGACTTTGTGCCATTCCGGCCCCGGCGCTCTCCTCGCATGTCCCTACGCTCAAGTGTGTCACAGAGGGCTGGGCGCTCTTCTGTGGGCACCAAGATGACTTGTGCACATTGCCGGACACCACTGCAGAAGGGGCAGACAGCCTATCAGCGCAAAGGGCTGCCTCAGCTCTTCTGCTCTTCATCTTGTCTCACCACTTTCTCTAAGAAACCCTCGGGCAAAAAGACCTGTACCTTCTGCAAGAA GGAGATCTGGAACACCAGGGATTCGGTCGTGGCGCAGACTGGTTCAGGAGGTTCTTTCCATGAGTTCTGCacttctgtctgtctctccctgtATGAGGCCCAGCAGCAGCGCCCAATTCCCCAATCTGGGGATCCTGCAGATGCCACTCGCTGCAGCATATGCCAAAAGACTGGAGAG GTCCTGCATGAGGTCAGCAATGGCAGCGTGGTGCATCGGCTCTGCAGCGATTCTTGCTTCTCCAAATTCCGAGCCAACAAGGGACTGAAAACCAACTGTTGTGACCAGTGCGGGGCTTATATCTACACCAAGACCGGGAGCCCTGGCCCCGAGCTTCTCTTCCACGAGGGCCAGCAAAAGCGGTTCTGCAACACAACGTGCTTGGGGGCATACAAGAAGGTGGGGCCGAGGGAGTAG
- the Zmym3 gene encoding zinc finger MYM-type protein 3 isoform X2 yields the protein MDPSDFPSPFDPLTLPEKPLAGDLPVDMEFGEDLLESQTAPTRGWAPPGPSPSSGALDLLDTPAGLEKDPGVVLDGATELLGLGGLLYKAPSPPEVDHGPEGTLAWDSGDQTLEPGPGGQTPEVVPPDPGAGANPSSPEGLLEPLAPDSPITLQPPHIEEEETTSVATRRRGSPGQEEELPQGQPQSPNAPPSPSVGETLGDGINSSQTKPGGSSPPAHPSLPGDGLTGKASEKPPERVQKRSERVRRAEPPKPEVVDSTESIPVSDEDSDAMVDDPNDEDFVPFRPRRSPRMSLRSSVSQRAGRSSVGTKMTCAHCRTPLQKGQTAYQRKGLPQLFCSSSCLTTFSKKPSGKKTCTFCKKEIWNTRDSVVAQTGSGGSFHEFCTSVCLSLYEAQQQRPIPQSGDPADATRCSICQKTGEVLHEVSNGSVVHRLCSDSCFSKFRANKGLKTNCCDQCGAYIYTKTGSPGPELLFHEGQQKRFCNTTCLGAYKKVGPRE from the exons ATGGACCCCAGTGATTTCCCCAGTCCATTTGACCCATTGACCCTGCCAGAGAAGCCCCTGGCTGGAGACCTTCCAGTAGACATGGAATTTGGAGAGGATCTGCTGGAATCCCAGACTGCCCCAACTCGAGGATGGGCACCCCCTGGCCCTTCTCCATCCTCGGGAGCCCTGGACCTGCTTGATACCCCTGCTGGCCTGGAAAAAGACCCTGGAGTAGTCTTGGATGGAGCCACTGAGCTGCTGGGGCTTGGAGGGCTGCTCTATAAAGCTCCCTCCCCCCCAGAGGTGGACCATGGTCCTGAGGGGACCCTTGCTTGGGATTCAGGGGATCAGACCCTAGAGCCTGGACCAGGGGGCCAAACCCCTGAGGTGGTGCCACCtgatccaggggctggggcaaATCCCTCTTCACCAGAGGGGCTGCTAGAGCCTTTGGCTCCAGATTCTCCAATAACCCTGCAACCCCCCCATATTGAAGAGGAAGAGACAACCTCCGTAGCTACCAGGAGAAGGGGCTCCCCTGGGCAAGAGGAGGAGCTTCCCCAAGGGCAACCACAGAGCCCAAATGCCCCCCCTAGCCCTTCAGTGGGAGAGACTCTGGGGGATGGAATCAACAGTTCTCAGACCAAACCTGGGGGCTCTAGCCCCCCTGCACATCCTTCCTTGCCAG GAGATGGCCTGACTGGGAAGGCGAGTGAGAAGCCGCCTGAGAGG GTACAGAAGAGAAGCGAGCGCGTTAGGAGAGCAGAGCCTCCAAAACCTGAGGTTGTGGATTCCACTGAGAGCA TTCCAGTGTCAGATGAGGATTCTGATGCCATGGTTGATGACCCCAATGATGAGGACTTTGTGCCATTCCGGCCCCGGCGCTCTCCTCGCATGTCCCTACGCTCAAGTGTGTCACAGAGGGCTGGGCGCTCTTCTGTGGGCACCAAGATGACTTGTGCACATTGCCGGACACCACTGCAGAAGGGGCAGACAGCCTATCAGCGCAAAGGGCTGCCTCAGCTCTTCTGCTCTTCATCTTGTCTCACCACTTTCTCTAAGAAACCCTCGGGCAAAAAGACCTGTACCTTCTGCAAGAA GGAGATCTGGAACACCAGGGATTCGGTCGTGGCGCAGACTGGTTCAGGAGGTTCTTTCCATGAGTTCTGCacttctgtctgtctctccctgtATGAGGCCCAGCAGCAGCGCCCAATTCCCCAATCTGGGGATCCTGCAGATGCCACTCGCTGCAGCATATGCCAAAAGACTGGAGAG GTCCTGCATGAGGTCAGCAATGGCAGCGTGGTGCATCGGCTCTGCAGCGATTCTTGCTTCTCCAAATTCCGAGCCAACAAGGGACTGAAAACCAACTGTTGTGACCAGTGCGGGGCTTATATCTACACCAAGACCGGGAGCCCTGGCCCCGAGCTTCTCTTCCACGAGGGCCAGCAAAAGCGGTTCTGCAACACAACGTGCTTGGGGGCATACAAGAAGGTGGGGCCGAGGGAGTAG